The following are encoded together in the Lysobacter silvisoli genome:
- a CDS encoding PLP-dependent aminotransferase family protein, which translates to MNRSLTPEHLATLVGQFPRKPAYRGLRQALQELIGDGRIPLGTRLPSERAVSQTLAVSRNTVTRAYVDLVAAGFATARQGAGTYAAVPQDRQRAHQHALRSHAGAQASEGSIDLNCASTAALPGTAPAYERALERLPCYLGGDGHRPTGLPALRALIAQRYTQRGLATDPEQIMVTSGALAATAVVARALSRPGDRAMIESPVYPNVIEALRLGGARLVASPMGDALGDAGWDLDGIEATLRQTRPHLAYLIPDFQNPTGFLMSDAQRARYAAALQATRTVPLVDESLQAIALTDAPIPLPFAAHAPDAITVGSVSKLLWSGLRVGWIRAPQALMDRLIKARLQLDLGTALFDQLVVTELLDDSEVLAARREQLRQRRDALAGAIRERLPDWRFRLPAGGMTLWLQLPEGSATQLTANLETAGVHVPPGPMFSVEGGADQWLRIPYVRPEAELIEAVGRIAEVWARTPARPTARHEGARAVIL; encoded by the coding sequence ATGAATCGCTCCCTGACGCCCGAGCACCTGGCCACTTTGGTCGGCCAGTTTCCGCGCAAGCCGGCTTACCGCGGCCTGCGCCAGGCCCTGCAGGAACTGATCGGCGACGGCCGCATTCCCCTGGGCACGCGCCTGCCCAGCGAGCGCGCGGTGTCGCAGACCCTGGCCGTCTCGCGCAACACCGTGACCCGCGCCTACGTGGATCTGGTCGCCGCGGGTTTCGCCACCGCTCGCCAGGGCGCCGGCACGTATGCCGCCGTGCCGCAGGATCGCCAGCGCGCGCACCAGCACGCGCTGCGCTCGCACGCCGGCGCGCAGGCGTCCGAGGGCAGCATCGACCTCAACTGCGCGTCCACCGCCGCGCTGCCCGGCACCGCGCCGGCGTACGAACGCGCGCTGGAACGCCTGCCCTGCTACCTGGGCGGCGACGGCCATCGCCCCACCGGTCTGCCGGCGCTGCGCGCATTGATCGCGCAGCGGTACACGCAGCGCGGTCTGGCCACCGACCCCGAACAGATCATGGTCACCTCCGGCGCGCTCGCGGCGACCGCCGTGGTCGCACGCGCGCTGTCGCGGCCCGGCGACCGGGCGATGATCGAATCGCCGGTCTACCCCAACGTGATCGAGGCGCTGCGCCTGGGCGGCGCGCGCCTGGTCGCCTCGCCCATGGGCGATGCGTTGGGCGATGCAGGCTGGGACCTGGACGGCATCGAGGCCACACTGCGGCAAACACGCCCGCACCTGGCCTATCTGATCCCCGACTTCCAGAACCCCACCGGCTTTCTGATGAGCGACGCACAGCGCGCGCGTTACGCGGCGGCGCTGCAGGCCACGCGCACGGTTCCGCTGGTGGACGAATCGCTGCAAGCCATCGCCCTGACCGACGCCCCCATACCCCTGCCCTTCGCCGCGCACGCGCCGGACGCGATCACCGTCGGCAGCGTGTCCAAGCTGCTGTGGAGCGGGCTGCGCGTGGGCTGGATCCGCGCGCCGCAGGCTTTGATGGACCGGCTCATCAAGGCGCGGCTGCAGTTGGACCTGGGCACCGCGCTGTTCGACCAGTTGGTGGTGACCGAACTGCTGGACGATAGCGAGGTGCTCGCGGCCCGTCGCGAGCAACTGCGCCAGCGCCGCGACGCCTTGGCCGGCGCCATCCGCGAACGCCTGCCCGACTGGCGTTTCCGCCTGCCCGCCGGCGGCATGACCTTGTGGCTGCAGTTACCGGAAGGCAGCGCCACGCAGCTCACGGCGAACCTGGAGACCGCCGGCGTGCACGTGCCGCCCGGCCCGATGTTCAGCGTGGAAGGCGGCGCCGATCAGTGGCTGCGCATTCCTTACGTGCGGCCGGAAGCGGAGCTGATCGAAGCCGTCGGGCGCATCGCCGAGGTTTGGGCCAGGACGCCGGCGCGGCCGACCGCGCGCCACGAAGGCGCACGCGCGGTCATTCTTTAG